aggtcaatgtacagtcttcaacacagagccttagcttacactgaacagcaagccCCAAAGGGGCTTGTCAACTAATGACAAATACTgtacatcaggttcctgacttagaacaggtgctaATAAATGCAGCTGgtttaattgttttaatagttAACAATCTTTACCCTTACCTAAAtaaaagtgtaacatcacaaaaCAGAAATACACACTATATAACTTTATTTATCTAATACTACaagaaaaatgtctaaaatattaGCAATAGaaactattttatatattatacaacCTCAAATATACCTGATTTAACTTCAAGGGATAGACTGGGTATTGAAATATGGTCTTTCCTTTGTCTTCTTCCTTGCATGGGGCTTCTGAATGGCTGTGCAGAATGAATAGATTTGCAGCCACCTCCAGTCAGAATGGGGAAGCTAAATATGATGTCTGGTGTAGAGAGCCATGCTATCtgcacataaaaaaaactttttacaaCTCTTTCTTATGTGGCCTGTTGCAATATGAAATTTATGTCCCTATCAAATCAGAGGCATTCAAAATTTCCCATCTATCATCCAAGTCAAGACCCAATTTAGTACCTATCTATTGTATTTATGTTAGTGTGTTCTAGTCATGATCATGCATATTAccaagatattttatttatttacatgttttgGTTTCTAATGCAAGTTTTAATTTTACCATATAATTGAAAAATTTGGTTCTTACATCATAGAAATATAGGAATTTTTCATCTGactttaaataatttcatttatgaTAGTCATAAAAGTATCATAAAAAATAGTATGTTTGTTGTgattacttatttatttatattttccttgTTATGATTACATGTTTATTTGCATGTTTCAGGTGTTGAATATTTTAGGAGATAAATTTGGAACATCAGTAAATAGTAAAGGATATAAAATGTTACCTCCATATATAAGAGTAATACAAGGGGACGGTATTAGTTATGAAACATTAGGTGcaattttagaaaatatgaaGAAACATAAATGGAGTGCTGACAATCTAGCGTTTGGAAGTGGTGGTGCTTTATTACAAAGATTAGACAGAGATACACAGAAATGTGCTTTTAAATGCAGTTATGCAGTTATCAATGGAAAAGAGGTAATAAATCTTCCTCATAAGACCAAGTAGGTCAATTAAAGCTATTGTAGTTACAACACAACTGTAATCAGTCAGGGGAcctactgaaataagtgatttttaaatcatataatcacttatttgagtagcaaattcaaggttttgtcacaaattgggattttgtagtttttttaaaaatttaaacacataggtttaaataacatcttttaattagtaaaattaaaaaatatgaactttttgcttcttttaagtagcaaggtttatgcctttgatgctatcatttacctgaaaattctattttagttgaaaaaatgctataataatggcttaacataatgaactgatactttcttaaaagatttttcacagcagtgggagtatttttcctgtgaagttcaaggtttcatctttcagattatgtaataaaattctactgttcacgataaaaatttcactgttcgggggtgttaaaattagtgggggttattaaaagaatgatacttaaaaaagtgatttttgggaaggaaattgaggtctgatacttaaacaagtgatttttatgtcattatcctagattcagtacaaggtcatcacctgaaatgacctggtcatcctagacaacacagatgttggttctgataagtttagaaacataattagtccctggatcattagtattctatatttaaagctacactaatattaaatcacttcttctagtgattattttgtactacttaaataggtgattattaaagaaagacaactctaacttccaacctttatgataataatgttacttgaatcagtgatttagaaaatcacttgtttaagtaagtcctCTGACTggtaataatatatatttacactTTTTGGTATTAAGCTGAATTGCTATAAATGACTGTAACTCTTGTCTGAATAACCTTCTAACGTCCTGCAACAATCACTTCTAATTTTGACATAATTTATAAACTACCACAAAAATTTTGAGGTCGTATTATGGTATAATGTTGTCTTGAAGTGAACTTAAGTATAAGTGTATGGGTCTCTTcgaaattgtactgcaaggttTCATACCACATTAgcaaggttaggattgattttggtaATTATTGTCCTAATTCAAGCTAATTGCTTTTAATAAGAAAATGTCTAATTTCAAATTCTAAGGTCTTAGATAGCATTCATTCCTTGTCAGAAACCTGCATATGTTTgttgtgtcaaatatttattctaatgcaattattttgtatcaaaggttctgattggatgacagtaatCGTAAAATTTTCTAtatccttgtctgtaactaaggaaacCAACATTTTGAATTGCGGaatgtattgatatataatttctacaataataagccaaaaaactcgCTTGTTGCACCTAGAAACCTtctatttatcaaatttttttacaCTTTGAAGCAGCCAGTAAGCCAGAAAACGCCAGGTTGTTGCATTTGacaccggaagcatacctatTACATCCCCTAGTTTAGGGGCCAAAGAAGATAAAAAAACTTCGTGGAATTTTCTTAAATGAACATTGTACACTGAACTAATGAATGAAATTGATTTATGTACTTGTTTTGCATTAAAATAGAGATAACTTTATTGCATTTGAAGCTTTGTGAACGTCCATTGTTAGTTTTAATGTCACAAATACCTGTTTACCTGTCTCCACTACGTGctgccaggtaaactaaatttgcaacagtaaaactactgatggacgtccgcaaagcttcaaatacatgCAGTTATCTCTTAATTCACAATCTAAATTCTTGGTTCAACCTGTCAAATCATATCAtatatgttttcatttgtttctatGCCCCACTTAGGGGAATCCTGTTTTTTGGTCTATGCGTCTGTTCGTCCATCTgaccagcttcaggttaaagttttttgtcaatgtagtttttgatgaagttaataaagtccaatcaacttgaaacttaataagCATATTCCCTTGGATAAAaatctttctagttttaattcCAAAATAGAGTTTTTACCAATTTCAATGTAGAAAATGTGAGTGGGGAATCTGTgtaatatggacacattcttgttttaagcattttcaaatttttatattttccctttgaaaccAGTCTGTACAATTTTCTAATAGAGTGGTCTCTTTTTAAAATAGTGTTTTTGCTGGTAAAACAATAAAGGGGACAGTAAGGTTCAATTagggtaaaaaaaataaaggtcattgcaataaaaaaacatgcaatTTTGAATAAGTAATGctaaaaaatttgtaaaataaatttggtgaTTGGTAAAGGCAACCTGAAATGTTATTATATTCCTCTAATTTATATGTGGTTAAGTAAGAACTGGTTTCTTCATGCAAAATTAAACCTccaaaaactttttattttttttgaagtaTAGACTTTCAAATTACACACAATTAGTCATATAACACATGTTACTACACAGTAATTTGACTTTTTAACCAGTTTTCTtacaataatacaaataaaactttTGTAGGTGAATGTCTTCAAACAGCCAATCACAGATATGGGTAAAAAGAGCAAGAAAGGTCGTTTATCATTAGAATGTGAAAACGGTGAATACAAAACTCTAGAGGAAGGAAAAGGAGATCCAAAAAAGGTAAAATTCTTTATGATTGAAGCTGTTTGATCTAGAAACAGCAATATCTACAAAGAATGactttaatattgaaaatacaaatgatcaaaatAAAATTCCTAAATTCAACTTATTTGAATTTTCCATTTACCAATATCTGATGTCCATcagagcatttttcatttttttttattagaaattgAAAATTGTCTTGGAAGCCAGCAATCCTGCATTTAGTTGACTGTCATCATTAAAGTTCAATGTGTGATTAAAGTTTTTAAGACATTAATAACTTTGTCATGATCAATCCTTCATTGCAATTGTGAAACTTTGACAAGCTTTGTTAtgatcaaatatattttgaaagcATTTTCCTGAGCATACACAGTTTAAAGGATATGCATGAATCACCCAACATTGGACTGCTCTTCTTTTACTTATCTTTTTACTGAAGCTGTATAGAACTAAGGCATGTTTCACATATCATCATGACTTcacatttatttattcaatttaattatttatttttcaggacTTACTTATCACAGTGTTTGAAAATGGAAAATTATTACGGGACTATACATTTGATGAGGTTCGACAAAATGCTGAATTGCCATTGGTGAAAGAAAGGAAGGCATCATCATAATAGAAACCTAGTCACTAACCAAGATTACTTTATATATAATGCAATTCCTTCACATCAACCATAGGAGATTTCTTCTACTGCCACACAAATCATTTACAATCTCACTTGTTAATATTTGTCATATGTTTGTAAGTCAAAAGTTGAGTCTCTGATGTGTTTCAATATTTTATGTATGGAAACATTACTTGGATAATGGTACATTCCTCTTGTGAATATTATGTATAAGGGTACATAACTCTTTTGAATATAATGAATAAAGGTACGTAACTCTTGACAGTATTAGTAACTGCTGAATCTCCTTTATACTAATCTCTCTATTGACTTTACTGGCTGTATATTCTCAACCATTAATTTATATTCACACTTTTTGTCTCTCCTGCAATGAAATTCGCAGAAGAAAGACTCAATTGTGCTGTTCAGTTTTGAAACCCTGAAACAAGAGTTTTTAGGTGGTTATATTGTAATCAATTGTAAACCAAGAGATACATAACATAAATATTTTGTCAGtaagtatgaaaaaaaagaaaacaaaaatataaagttcctccaaggcaaattcaaaattccataaaaactgacaaaatggAATGCCATCAATCAACAAAACAAGTGAAATTTACCTGCCATTTTCCAGACATTTTCTAAGAAGTGATGGGTAAAacccacttgtatgacaattgttTATAGTTATGTTATATTGGCAAAATTGGGTGGGCAACCCAAAACAATGTGACAATAATTTGGATCCACCGGCCAAAactataaaaatatcatttttcttGAATTAACGCAGGCAAAGAAAAACTTGCGCTATTATGCTCCCAAACAAAATTCCTTAATCTAAGCTTTAGTTAATTTGTTGCTAATATATTTAATGATATAAAGCACAATAATGTTAGTAATTTTAATTGACTTTATGCTAATCAAAGAAAGACAATCTCCTGAAATTTGAAGTTCTAATCTCcaaaaaaatcttttacaaaaaatcttcccTTATGATTGGACTTCTTCACATAGATGAGcagataaaaatattatttaataaagtTTATTCAATTAATAAAGCTTTAAAGAATAAATACCAGAAATAATGTTACGATGTATTCATTTTATTAAGTTTTGGTTATTGGAtactaaaaatgataaaaattgtatttaatatcATAACAGGGTTACCCTGTGCTAAAATTTTCGTTAGAatatacaaatttcattttttctaaagtcttggtttttttttaaatttttaaacattttctataaactttattattttatatctGATGTTGATTTCAAAATCTAAACCAAACTCAAATTGACTATTACATGAGACATTGgaattgtaaattttatacaattgaaGAATAAGTGAATGGGTCAGGGAAGTATATATGCTTAGCTTGTCATTAAACCTCCATATGTTGTGACAGTGAATCATTGATGAACCTTTCTTTCTATTTATTATGATAATTATGCAATGTGGTGTTTTATACTaaccatttattttaaaaacatgaaacatggaaaaattttgttatttagaaaaaattgAGCTTGTAGAACCTACTTTTAGATTTGTCATGAAGTTTGGTCATTCCATTGTACATGTTGCAGAGTTTCAGTCATGTCTAACTATTTATTTACCATAAGCATTCCTGAAGATCATCTTAGACAAGTAGGAGTtacatgatatatttttgtttttttctacaacaCACTTCTGTTCACAAAAATCTTACCTATAATGTATTGCAAGTGAAATTGTCAtaagatttatttgaaaatgacCACAGTTTTACACTACTGACTAGCTGATGTCAACAAAATTAcgtttatgatattttttattgaacatttatgtagttatttgttaattttacaattaagtttataattttgtattgagcacctttttgttttttctgaacatttttactgaatTTTTATAGAATATATGTATAGTTGTAAcatttttgaaagaaatatatatgtttataagaTTGAGTGCTAATATTGTTATACGTTCACAGATCTATATACAGAGATACTAGAAGcaatttaattttatgaattcAGGGCAAAGTTCTTCAAATTTTGTTTAGTCAAACCTCTATGGGTAAACTTTGGTGAGTCCTAACTAAATGTAGACACACCAACACTTATCTTGGTAAGTTAGAAGGATCACTGATGTACATGTCCTGAATGAAAATTTTGACCATTTCCACATTTATGTCTCCAGACATTAGATGAAGAGCCATTTTTATTTTGCATCTGTATTTGTTATAGAAATTACTTTCCTTCCCAAAGATGTCTTAGTGATAAAAATGTCTTGCTATGTTGACTTTAGATGCCATGAAAATTCTCCTAAACTAACAAATAAAAGTTGACTTTCAAGATCATTCTATGGCTACTTTTAAAATGTAAGATCCCCTTTAATAGTTCAAGGATTTTCATAATATGTTAAAAGATCAAAATGTAAAGGACTCCTTTCTACTTTAATAATTCTTATGACACATCTAGgaataaataacattttattttgtaatgtcAAAATGAGATGAGAGAATTAAATATTTGCACATTATGTATGGTTTTTTTATTGGTTATTCAAACATCATATTAAAATACACATGTCAAAATTCAAAACCAATCTTGCCACTCGTTGAATTAATTGTATGATATAGCTTTCTGCTCACGTTCAGAGCGTGTTCAATTAACAGTATAATAGAGCCTTCTGCACTGACCTGAAGCCgctatatatttttcatatgttaatatttttttaaatttggttatGTTAGAATTTTGGTAATGAGAGTTCAATGATGAATATTCATTAGATATATCATATTGTCAGTTTATAGATTCTCATTTTATGTAATAACTCATTCAGTGATGAATATTCATTTATACTGTCTCATCTCTTTACCCTACAGCAATGAACAAGTCCTGTTTGATCTTTACAAATCCTTTCTGATATATTTTATGCAAAGTTAATGTAAGTGATTAATTGTTACCAATGAACCAATTTATAGCAATAAAAGTTGTAATATAACATTGTGTCTGTGTATATTTGACTGTAATATGGTATGGTTTTGTTGTGTCAGTGTAGATTTTACTGTAATATGGTATGGTTTTGTTGTGTCAGTGTAGTATTTACTGTAATATGGTATGGGTTTGTTGTGTCAGTGTAGATTTTACTGTAATATGGTATGGTTTTGTTGTGTCAGTGTAGTATTTACTGTAATATGGTATGGGTTTGTTGTGTCAGTGTAGATTTTACTGTAATATGGTATGGGGTTGTTGTGTCAGTGTAGTATTTACTGTAATATGGTATGGGTTTGTTGTGTCAGTGTAGATTTTACTGTAATATGGTATGGTTTTGTTGTGTCAGTGTAGTATTTACTGTAATATGGTATGGGGTTGTTGTGTCAGTGTAGATTTTACTGTAATATGGTATGGGGTTGTTGTGTCAGTGTAGATTTCACTGTAATATGGTATGGGGTTGTTGTGTCAGTGTAGATTTCACTGTAATATGGTATGGTTTTGTTGTGTCAGTGTAGATTTTACTGTAATATGGTATGGGTTTGTTGTGTCAGTGTAGATTTTACTGCAATATGGTATGGTTTTGTTGTGTCAGTGTAGTATTTACTGTAATATGGTATGGGTTTGTTGTGTCAATGTAGATTTTACTGCAATATGGTATGGGTTTGTTGTGTCAGTGTAGATTTTACTGTAATATGGTATGGGTTTGTTGTGTCAGTGTAGATTTTACTGCAATATGGTATGGTTTTGTTGTGTCAGTGTAGATTTTACTGTAATATGGTATGGGTTTGTTGTGTCAGTGTAGATTTTACTGTAATATGGTATGGGTTTGTTGTCAGTGTAGATTTTACTAAATCATGGTATTGGTTTGTTGTGTCGATGTTGATCTGACTGTATCATGGTATGGGTTTGTTGATTTGATGTAGATCTGACTGTATCATGGTATTGGTTTGTTGTGTCGATGTTGATCTGACTGTATCATGGTATGGGTTTGTTGATTTGATGTAGATCTGACTGTATCATGGTATTGGTTTGTTGTGTAGATCTGACTGTATCATGGTATGGGTTTGTTGATTTGATGTAGATCTGACTGTATCATGGTATTGGTTTGTTGTGTAGATCTGACTATCATGGTATGGGTTTGTTGATTTGATGTAGATCTGACTGTATCATGGTATTGGTTTGTTGTGTAGATTTGACTGTATCATGGTATGGGTTTGTTGTGTAGATTTGACTGTATCATGGTATGGGTTTGTTGATTTGATGTAGATCTGACTGTATCATGGTATTGGTTTGTTGTGTAGATTTGACTGTATCATGGTATGGGTTTGTTGTGTAGATTTGACTGTATCATGGTATGGGTTTGTTGATTTGATGTAGATCTGACTGTATCATGGTATTGGTTTGTTGTGTAGATCTGACTGTATCATGGTATGGGTTTGTTGTGTAGATCTGACTATCATGGTATTGGTTTGTTGTGTAGATTTGACTGTATCATCGTATGGGTTTGTTGATTTGATGTAGATCTGACTGTATCATGGTATGGGTTTGTTGTGTAGATCTGACTGTATCATGGTATGGGTTTGTTGTGTAGATCTGACTGTATCATGGTATTGGTTTGTTGTGTAGATTTGACTGTATCATGGTATGGGTTTGTTGTGTAGATTTGACTGTATCATGGTATGGGTTTGTTGTGTAGATTTGACTGTATCATGGTATGGATTTGTTGTGTAGATCTGACTGTATCATGGTATGGGTTTGTTGTGTAGATTTTACTGTATCATGGTATGGGTTTGTTGTGTAGATTTGACTGCATCATGGTATGGGTTTGTtgtttctgtgtatatttgaCTATCATTGTGTGGGTTTGTTGTTTTGGTGTAGATATAAACAGAAATTGAGTAATTCATAAGTATTTCATCGGAAATTGAactcttggggttctttgatatgctaattCTCACAATATACgtagattttggatattgaatcaaaatagttaaatgtttaatttcaagtttttcagttctttgaccctattcattttgtgtcacaaacctatgctgtgtaaaatattcaaacaaaatcCAAATCCATAGCtgttttaagcttaaatgttttgtccatacttgctcaACTGTTCATGTTTCGACCTCTGCAGATAAGGTCTTGTTTGCTGTCCCTCTGACAGCCTCTAGCTTTGTGTACATGTTAGACTGACATAGAACTGCATCATGCAGATCAGGTTATAAGACTTTCTCATGTAATAAGAAGCTATTGAGAGTTTAAAGGGTATCAAACTAATATCTTTTTTGGCAAATTTCTGTTAAAAGATTACTATTTTCTATCTGTtctgttattttaaaaacagttataTTTAGATAACATCTTTTCAATGATTGAAAAGGGAAATACAATTGTAATATGGGCCAATGTAGTTGTGAGGAAAAATtaagaactgaagaaggccaatgggtATGTTTTGAAATCTGTGTTTCTGCTACAGGAATTAGTATCTTAATTTCATTCCAACTTTCAATACTGTAATTTGGAATTAATTTAAGCAAGAAATTCATGTAGCAGAAATTCAAAGTGTTTTCCTTATACAGAACTTAGGATATTTTTACTGTTGTAAAATTTTGGCATATTAAATGATCATTGGAAGGcattaaaataatacatttatcaatataaatcATTGCAGGAGTTTGTGAAATGATGATAGGAACATTGTGAGCaatgataaaaagtaaaccataaatTAAAGTAAAcctaaatttcattatatttaggAGAAAAAAACAATTACCCTAATTACATAACTAGTAGGATCAACCAACTTTATGTTAATTGGCCATTTCATCTGATTACCAGAATTAACAGATTATATGTGCAAATTTAATCTAATTTATAAAATCTAGCCcaagttcatttttcaaaatattgcaATTAAAATGCTCCAATTTTTAGATCAAATATCTCACAAACAAATATCATAATGGTGTTTCCTTTTGATGATGTTGAATTTTGATATACTCtatgtgtaaaataatatttgtatgtgtaaaataaaatattgttttgtacttTACTACTACTGTTTAACTGAAAAGGGTGAAGATCCCAAGATTTCTACggtatttaattttgttttcacatACATTTTGCATCTTAAAAAGTGAGGGATCCAGGTCATAGAGAgtagatgggttttttttttataaacaaatagaACAGCCAGTATAATCGTTGAAGTACCAAAACAGTATATCTCAAGCCAGAATATCTGAATGCTAGACTCCTTTAAATCTGTCTTACAAACATTACCCTGTACCAATTCCACATTCTGTTcaaatctttttaaattatttcttgtGTAAAACTTATATATTACTGATTGAAGATGTTTTATATTTGTCCCCATCACatgaatataatcaaatattcatAATATAAGTATTTGCAATTTTTTCctatcagtggtggatccagaaattttcataaggggcccactgactgcctaagaaggcttctgctccagtgattccctaaagAATCAgccaattttttttctgagaaaagGAGGGCCCATGCCCCCTACCCCCTAAATCTGCATCTGTCTATTAAGTTTTGTAGTGTGAAATTTGaataatgaatttaaagaaacaaatttatttttttctttaaatacaatttttcacGTATTAATATTCTATTAAAATTATGAAACAACATACtgaattgtattacattattattgaacattgtatttaattgtaatatactaatataaaatttaagaaaaaaatacttatcTATATGAAACCCTGTTCTTATAGATACTAACTATTTCAGGGTACCTTACAGTTAAAGCTGTAGCGGTAAGGTCATTGTTAACAGctttagtgcaataaatttatattcaagtgttaaaaaaaaaaaaaaaaaaattatgaaacaattGATAGAAGtaactggtttaaaaaaaatattctctgaaaTGCTTCTTCctctctttttatatatattacacaaTAAGTAAATGACATCatctaatatttcatttttatatttttaaaataaagaatgttTTGATGTATATTATGGTATTCATTATGAacattaacatttacatataattgCACCTATATGACAACAACTTGGCACATGGAATATTTGACAAGACattcaataaacaattttacaaatgatataacaatgtataatatGATTCAATTGTTATTTGCAAGTCACAAGTCTGTGTAATGCCAAAAACTTATCTGTGAATATAAGTCATTGTTTATTATccgatttaaatataaataacaattgatgaataaaatataaaaagactTGGAATGTTTCCAataaaaccagagacatatataaacttatcaaattataataaaaaatataacattataatatatttggtaaacaggaaaACACAAGAGATTCGTTATCCATACATTAATTATACAAGGATTTTCTGTTGACCTTATGTTAAACAGGGAAAGGAGCTTTATCTAAGGATTTGTATaaaaactatacaaatcattggttTATCTATTTTGAAGTATACATGAATAATTCTTTATATgcattttaatttcttttgaaataatgATTCCAACATTAGAATATAAAAAGGACTAATAAAAAACAgaagtaaaaaacaaacaacactgTGGTCTAACAAATGGAGAAAAGAATAAAGAGGCCAagtgtgacccccccccccccccccctatttgtACATGatgaatttttaaaacagaaaaatctTAAATGAACTGGAAACCAATCAGGGAGGTGtgaattgaaatttatttaaaaataacacatCATCAAtttcatttatgatataaatattagaagtttatatttacaaattcCAACATTAAGTTTCTTAAATTTATACGTGTGTTATAGTTTCTACCataactatttttttcaataatttgttatccattcgtttgatgtgtttgagcttttgattttgccttttgataagggactttccgttttgaattttcctcggagttcgctatttttgtgattttactttttgctgcATTTTTACCCATTCTACACCATTTTAATGTAATGATTTAATGAATGGTTTTgatcattttgattttgatttatacattTGTTTGCTCAGAACGTTCTTGATAGGAATCTGAGTATTATGCTTATGCATTTAAGGGAGTTCAGACTGTAATGAACTTCGTTGTCTATGTTCATCCTGCCATTCCTGAATTGTGTACTTCGTGTGTATCACCTTTCAGTGTAAAATATAAACTAAAAGCCAAGGCATATGTGGCTAGTCCAGCAAGTATTCCAACTATCACAAATATCATGGCTTTCTTTGCATGATGTTTGGAAGCAACTTCATCTCCCAGCTGCCATGCATGGTTTGCTTTGACTGAAATAGATAAATGCTTGAATTAATGTTCTATGCAAATGCCTACCAGAAAAAAACATTACTAAAATCAACCGAATATAGGACTTGCCATTGTCTTACATATAACATTTTTTACTCCATTCTATCGTAGACCAAACACATTCTGTTTAGATTTGTTTTAACCTAACACATTTTGCCTACCAATTATATATTTGTCCTAGCTACCTACCCTAGTTCATTTGTGCAGAAGGAAAGATATTACCGAGTCATTGTAAGAGACAATTGTTTATAGTATTGAAAGTGTAGTGAATTGCTTACAAAACCGTTGCACTGCAACTTTCACTCAGGATGATGATAACAGCTTTATTATAATCTTCCGATTAAATGATGAATTACCTCCAAAATGATATCCCAGTAATCCAAATATGAAATTGCATAGCATGATAACACAACATGAGGTGACCACAaagtcctttggttttcgttttCCATCAGGTTTTCCTTGAGTTACAACATTACTCCCTGATTGTTCTGATATGATAACACCAGACGAGCTATAGCCAACTGTTGGCTGGGTTGTAATCACAGCTGGTCCATTTGAtgatttgtctatatttacatGGACCTCTTCGTGGGTTATGGTTGCAGGGTTGGAATGTCCTTCACTCGACATTccctataaaaaaacaaataatgattttATTAACTGTAACA
This sequence is a window from Mytilus edulis chromosome 1, xbMytEdul2.2, whole genome shotgun sequence. Protein-coding genes within it:
- the LOC139521840 gene encoding uncharacterized protein encodes the protein MSSEGHSNPATITHEEVHVNIDKSSNGPAVITTQPTVGYSSSGVIISEQSGSNVVTQGKPDGKRKPKDFVVTSCCVIMLCNFIFGLLGYHFGVKANHAWQLGDEVASKHHAKKAMIFVIVGILAGLATYALAFSLYFTLKGDTHEVHNSGMAG